A single Alcanivorax borkumensis SK2 DNA region contains:
- a CDS encoding NAD(+) kinase codes for MRSLVAQEKFRNIGLIARSESEQALYSLRQLIHFLHGRDCTVILDKHIIGHLPEMGLQAASASQMGEACDLVIVVGGDGSLLGAARTLARYKVPVLGVNRGHLGFLTDILPSEIESRVGQVLDGEYSTEKRFLLDLEVRRGRTVVGEGSALNDIVLLSGDSVHMIDFELMIDGHFVYGQRSDGLIVSTPTGSTAYALSGGGPIMHPKLDAMVLVPLNPHTLTSRPLVVAGDSEIKIHITTEKVRPLVSCDGTEGIRLQVDDVIAIRKKPHRLHLIHPPGHDFYQACRSKLGWSSRPGDNN; via the coding sequence ATGAGATCCCTTGTGGCGCAAGAGAAATTTCGCAACATCGGTTTGATCGCACGGTCTGAAAGTGAGCAGGCGCTCTACTCATTACGCCAGCTCATTCATTTTCTGCATGGCCGTGATTGCACCGTTATCCTCGATAAACACATTATTGGTCATCTTCCGGAAATGGGATTGCAGGCTGCTAGTGCCTCACAAATGGGGGAAGCCTGCGATCTGGTGATTGTGGTGGGAGGGGACGGTAGTCTGCTAGGTGCTGCGCGTACCCTGGCTCGCTATAAAGTGCCGGTATTGGGCGTGAATCGGGGCCATCTGGGCTTTCTCACCGATATCCTTCCTTCTGAAATTGAATCCCGGGTCGGCCAGGTGCTGGATGGTGAATACAGTACCGAAAAACGGTTCTTGTTGGATCTGGAAGTGCGCCGGGGTAGGACCGTGGTCGGCGAGGGGAGCGCTCTCAACGATATCGTGCTGCTATCCGGTGACAGTGTACACATGATCGATTTTGAGTTGATGATCGACGGACACTTTGTCTACGGGCAGCGCTCCGACGGGCTGATTGTTTCTACGCCCACCGGTTCCACCGCCTATGCGTTGTCCGGTGGTGGGCCAATCATGCACCCTAAGCTGGATGCCATGGTCTTGGTTCCCCTAAACCCCCACACCCTGACCAGTCGCCCCTTGGTGGTAGCTGGGGATAGTGAAATCAAAATTCACATCACCACAGAAAAAGTGCGGCCGTTGGTCAGTTGCGATGGCACAGAGGGGATTCGCTTGCAGGTTGACGATGTCATTGCGATTCGCAAAAAACCTCACCGCTTACATTTGATTCATCCCCCGGGGCACGATTTCTATCAGGCTTGTCGGTCTAAATTGGGCTGGAGTTCCCGGCCCGGTGACAACAATTAG
- a CDS encoding YeaC family protein has product MSYQSFDDLIASMDQNICDNMRRAIETGKWADGRVLSREQKELCLQAVIAWETQNLPEEQRSGYMEQACKSGEEKTEDQPVTLRGPDTLQ; this is encoded by the coding sequence ATGAGTTACCAGAGTTTTGACGACCTGATTGCGAGTATGGATCAGAACATTTGCGATAACATGCGTCGCGCTATTGAAACGGGTAAGTGGGCCGATGGTCGCGTTTTATCCCGCGAGCAAAAAGAGCTTTGTCTTCAGGCTGTTATTGCTTGGGAAACCCAGAATTTACCTGAAGAGCAACGTAGCGGTTATATGGAGCAGGCCTGTAAAAGCGGGGAGGAAAAAACCGAGGATCAGCCGGTAACTCTGCGTGGCCCGGATACTCTGCAGTAA
- the pepN gene encoding aminopeptidase N, producing MESAEMVKFTHLADYQPPAYLVDRVALDVDIRDGVTTVTSSLSLRRNPAAADSTTMTFNGEGLTLRTLALDDVVLNSARYQYEDNLLTVRGLPDTCTLTSVVDIDPENNTALEGLYQSNGMVCTQCEAEGFRRITFFPDRPDVLARFTTTVRADKARYPLLLSNGNPVASGDEKSHGEEGARHWVTWEDPFPKPCYLFALVAGDLACLEDTFVTVSGRKVALRLYAEHRDLDKLDHAMASLKNAMRWDEQTYGREYDLDIYMIVAVSHFNMGAMENKGLNIFNTSCVLAHPATTTDAGFQRVESVVAHEYFHNWSGNRVTCRDWFQLSLKEGFTVFRDQEFSADMHSAAVKRVEDVDFLVNHQFPEDQGPMAHAVRPEKYQKIDNFYTLTIYEKGAEIVRMQYHLLGAENFRKATDHYFETNDGKAVTCDDFVASMETVSGYDLSQFKCWYSQAGTPILTVTDEYRDGQYHLRFRQHTPATPGQEQKQPLVIPIRLALLDEQGAPCALDAGGNGAAEGEQVVIMDQAEQTVSFNVPAGVTPSLLRGFSAPVVLDYDYSVDQLARLLAYDSDGYCRWNAAQRLYFAALDRLVTETDEADAEAAALVPVLEQVIARSDEDPAQAALLLSLPGEVALGDRHKPLNPASIHRAHSAMKKALGKALQSHWLSLSENLLATELSMDGRAMGRRQLRNLALDFLAAGEHPEAGRIAVELFELPLCMSEELGALRALVHHGLPGADQALMQFADRWQDEALVMDQWFAVQASVPGAHTVDQVNRLLEHPAFDWKTPNRVRALVGTFTNANPSAFHAENGQGYQLFSAALSRLDAINPQVAARLANGASRLPVLEPGRKALLAEHLAGVQKTASDNVAEVLGRILSS from the coding sequence ATGGAAAGTGCAGAAATGGTGAAATTCACCCATTTGGCGGACTATCAGCCCCCAGCCTATCTAGTCGATAGAGTGGCTCTGGATGTGGATATTCGGGATGGGGTGACCACTGTGACCAGCAGTCTATCGCTGCGCCGTAATCCGGCTGCTGCTGATTCCACGACAATGACCTTCAATGGCGAAGGGCTCACCTTACGCACTTTGGCGCTGGATGATGTGGTGCTCAATAGTGCTCGCTATCAGTATGAAGATAACCTGCTGACCGTGCGGGGCTTGCCAGATACCTGCACGTTAACGTCCGTGGTGGATATTGATCCAGAAAACAATACCGCCCTGGAAGGGTTATACCAGTCCAATGGCATGGTCTGCACCCAGTGTGAGGCGGAAGGCTTTCGGCGTATTACCTTTTTCCCGGACCGCCCTGACGTATTGGCCCGCTTTACGACCACGGTACGTGCTGACAAGGCCCGCTATCCGCTGTTGCTGTCTAACGGTAATCCGGTGGCTTCGGGCGATGAAAAGAGTCATGGAGAAGAGGGCGCTCGTCACTGGGTGACTTGGGAAGACCCTTTTCCGAAACCATGCTATCTGTTCGCTTTGGTGGCGGGAGATCTAGCCTGCCTGGAGGATACGTTTGTCACTGTATCGGGCCGTAAGGTGGCGTTACGCCTCTATGCTGAGCATCGTGATCTGGACAAGCTGGACCATGCCATGGCGTCGTTGAAAAATGCCATGCGCTGGGACGAACAAACCTACGGTCGCGAATACGATCTGGATATCTACATGATTGTGGCGGTAAGCCACTTCAATATGGGGGCCATGGAAAATAAGGGCCTTAATATCTTTAACACCTCCTGTGTGCTGGCGCATCCCGCTACGACCACCGACGCCGGGTTCCAACGGGTGGAATCTGTAGTGGCCCATGAGTACTTTCATAACTGGTCTGGAAACCGGGTGACCTGCCGTGACTGGTTTCAATTGAGTCTTAAGGAAGGTTTCACGGTATTTCGTGACCAGGAATTCTCGGCGGACATGCATTCCGCCGCAGTGAAACGCGTTGAAGATGTGGATTTCCTGGTCAACCATCAATTCCCGGAAGACCAAGGCCCCATGGCCCATGCTGTTCGCCCTGAGAAATACCAGAAAATTGACAATTTCTACACCCTAACCATTTATGAAAAAGGCGCAGAAATTGTTCGTATGCAGTATCACCTGCTGGGGGCAGAGAATTTCCGCAAGGCCACGGATCATTATTTCGAGACCAATGATGGCAAGGCGGTAACTTGCGATGATTTCGTGGCCAGCATGGAAACCGTTTCCGGCTACGATTTGAGCCAGTTTAAATGTTGGTACAGCCAGGCCGGCACGCCGATACTGACGGTTACCGATGAATACCGGGACGGGCAGTATCACCTTAGGTTCCGTCAGCATACGCCCGCCACTCCCGGACAGGAGCAGAAACAGCCCTTGGTTATCCCTATTCGTCTGGCGTTGCTTGATGAGCAGGGCGCTCCCTGTGCGTTGGATGCTGGAGGCAACGGTGCGGCTGAGGGGGAGCAGGTGGTTATCATGGACCAGGCTGAGCAAACCGTGTCGTTTAATGTGCCTGCTGGGGTGACACCTTCTCTGCTGCGTGGGTTCTCAGCGCCAGTGGTGCTCGATTATGACTACTCCGTTGATCAATTGGCGCGACTGTTGGCCTACGACAGTGACGGCTATTGCCGTTGGAATGCCGCCCAGCGCCTGTACTTTGCGGCACTGGATCGGTTAGTGACCGAAACCGATGAGGCGGATGCAGAAGCCGCAGCGCTGGTGCCGGTGCTGGAGCAAGTGATTGCCCGTAGTGATGAAGATCCGGCCCAAGCGGCATTGCTGCTTTCATTACCTGGCGAGGTAGCGTTGGGAGACCGGCATAAGCCGCTGAACCCGGCCTCCATTCATCGCGCGCACAGTGCCATGAAGAAAGCGTTAGGAAAGGCGTTGCAGTCGCACTGGTTGTCTCTGTCCGAGAACCTGCTGGCTACGGAACTGAGTATGGATGGGCGGGCGATGGGGCGGCGGCAGTTACGTAATCTGGCGTTGGATTTTTTAGCAGCAGGAGAGCACCCGGAAGCAGGTCGGATAGCCGTGGAGTTATTTGAGCTGCCACTGTGTATGAGTGAAGAGCTTGGCGCATTGCGAGCGCTGGTACACCATGGTTTGCCCGGTGCCGATCAGGCACTGATGCAATTTGCGGATCGCTGGCAGGATGAGGCGTTGGTTATGGATCAGTGGTTTGCTGTCCAGGCATCCGTGCCGGGGGCTCACACCGTCGATCAGGTAAACCGCCTGCTTGAACACCCTGCTTTTGACTGGAAGACACCGAATCGAGTGCGAGCGCTAGTGGGCACGTTCACGAACGCAAATCCGTCGGCATTTCATGCGGAAAATGGGCAAGGGTATCAACTATTTTCGGCTGCCTTGTCTCGCTTGGACGCCATCAACCCGCAGGTTGCGGCCCGTTTGGCCAATGGGGCTTCTCGTTTGCCTGTATTGGAACCGGGCCGGAAGGCTTTATTGGCGGAGCACCTTGCGGGTGTGCAAAAGACAGCGTCCGATAACGTGGCGGAGGTGCTTGGGCGGATCCTGTCATCCTGA
- a CDS encoding DUF1302 domain-containing protein, giving the protein MAVASITALTGLSLPASAVQLDFENPDWSGRLDTTLSVGALFRTESQDSMLAATGDVVDMATKGYGSQINKNDANNNYDTGLASLVYKITPELDLSWKGKYGMFLRGTAFYDQVIMGGGHDGGQLIKAAGYPGAMGFTRYATYSDYANNGTGDDFSGDAERYAGQRARLLDAYVWGNFDMFERPLNVRLGQQVINWGEALFMQNGVNTANYFDLNALRLPGSEIKEALLPLDSVYFSYGLTFNATVEAFYQFEWKNSEDAPSGTYFSTHDGFPGKGADNVIVDGRVVALSAVQAGAIPSPGLLEPGFANYTASNYGSGYQYEATQVTVNRIRDKEASDSGQFGLAYRYFAEGLNGTEFALYYTRTHARTPVVGSSLNNLENGKGGGVTEMARTIDTAEYQMAYVEDQDMFGASFNTSVGNMSLAGELAYRPKRAIINEGGDNLISALAGVAGQSALQGQDVAIGDLTGHCVRAEMGGSCLSADTLVQDGHLYYFYDEVESYNGSLVSIFNFGPTFGADGLIALLELGVEHIEGLENPDLEYNSTAAILDSEAQILSPDDPNRYYMDPTSWGYRAVLKADYSNVFAGVSMSPSVRFAHDVNGNSPIGGNFMEDRKAATLGVSFLYLNNLKVAMSATTFWGAKYSNKLADRNNASVSVKYSF; this is encoded by the coding sequence ATGGCTGTTGCCAGTATCACCGCCCTTACCGGGCTTTCCCTCCCCGCTTCAGCGGTTCAACTAGATTTCGAGAACCCGGACTGGTCGGGCCGGCTGGATACAACCTTGTCTGTGGGTGCCCTGTTTCGAACCGAGAGCCAGGATTCTATGTTGGCGGCCACCGGTGACGTGGTCGATATGGCTACGAAAGGTTATGGGTCCCAAATCAATAAGAACGATGCCAACAACAATTACGATACCGGTTTGGCGTCGTTGGTGTACAAAATTACCCCAGAGCTGGATCTGAGCTGGAAGGGGAAATATGGCATGTTTCTCCGCGGCACCGCATTTTATGATCAGGTGATCATGGGCGGTGGGCATGATGGTGGGCAGTTGATTAAGGCTGCTGGCTACCCTGGCGCCATGGGTTTTACCCGTTACGCCACGTATTCTGATTACGCGAATAATGGCACCGGTGATGATTTCAGCGGTGACGCTGAACGATACGCCGGCCAGCGTGCTCGTCTTTTAGATGCGTATGTGTGGGGGAACTTCGATATGTTCGAGCGCCCATTGAATGTTCGCCTTGGGCAGCAGGTGATCAACTGGGGTGAAGCCTTGTTTATGCAGAATGGGGTGAATACGGCGAACTACTTTGATTTGAATGCCTTGCGCCTGCCGGGCTCCGAAATTAAGGAAGCCTTGCTGCCGCTGGATAGCGTCTACTTCTCTTATGGCCTGACCTTTAATGCAACCGTGGAAGCTTTTTACCAGTTTGAATGGAAAAACTCTGAGGATGCGCCCTCGGGTACTTACTTCTCTACCCATGATGGCTTCCCGGGTAAAGGGGCAGACAATGTCATCGTCGATGGTCGAGTTGTTGCGCTGAGCGCTGTTCAGGCGGGTGCAATTCCTTCGCCGGGGCTCCTTGAGCCTGGTTTTGCGAATTATACCGCGTCTAATTACGGTTCTGGTTATCAGTATGAAGCGACTCAGGTAACAGTAAATCGAATTCGCGATAAAGAGGCTAGCGATAGTGGTCAGTTTGGTTTGGCGTACCGTTACTTCGCAGAAGGGCTAAACGGTACTGAGTTTGCGCTTTATTATACGCGAACCCATGCTCGTACCCCCGTCGTTGGTTCTAGCCTGAATAACCTCGAAAACGGCAAGGGTGGTGGCGTTACAGAAATGGCTAGAACCATTGATACCGCTGAGTATCAGATGGCCTATGTAGAAGACCAAGACATGTTCGGCGCAAGTTTTAATACCAGTGTCGGTAATATGTCACTTGCTGGGGAGCTGGCGTATAGGCCTAAACGTGCCATTATTAACGAAGGGGGTGATAACCTGATATCTGCTCTTGCTGGTGTTGCGGGTCAATCCGCTTTGCAGGGTCAGGATGTGGCTATCGGTGATTTGACAGGGCATTGTGTTCGCGCGGAAATGGGGGGCTCCTGCTTGTCTGCGGACACGTTAGTACAAGATGGCCATCTCTACTATTTCTACGATGAGGTAGAAAGTTACAACGGTTCTTTAGTCAGTATCTTCAATTTCGGCCCGACGTTTGGCGCTGATGGCCTGATTGCATTGCTGGAATTGGGCGTCGAACACATTGAAGGGCTTGAAAATCCTGACCTGGAATACAACTCTACGGCGGCAATTCTAGATTCTGAAGCGCAAATTCTCAGCCCTGATGACCCGAACAGGTATTACATGGACCCCACCTCCTGGGGCTACCGTGCGGTGCTGAAAGCGGATTACAGCAATGTCTTTGCTGGTGTTTCCATGAGCCCGAGTGTGCGTTTTGCTCATGATGTAAATGGTAACTCTCCGATTGGCGGCAACTTTATGGAAGACCGTAAGGCTGCGACACTGGGGGTGAGTTTTCTGTACTTGAATAACCTAAAAGTGGCCATGTCTGCTACCACGTTCTGGGGCGCCAAATACTCCAACAAACTGGCCGACCGGAACAACGCGTCCGTTTCTGTTAAGTACTCTTTCTAA
- a CDS encoding DUF1329 domain-containing protein — protein MLKKLTAMGGALALSLSVTANVHAGVSSQEAAKLGKSLTPFGAQVKGNGKTISTGLGIPDYTGGIQRKDIPKTYTRPGQHHPDPYTADKIAFTITAQNVSQYADKVPDGVQAMLKTYPDTFKMNVYPSRRSTSAPQWVYDNTKNNAIKAKLGETGVDNAFGGIPFPILSGTNEQKAKQAVWNHILRWRGLYVVRRASEVAVQRSGAYSLITSQQEVYFRYYDPKYNFESLDNIIFYYLSFTKAPARLAGGAVLVHEMLDQKQMPRQAWGYNAGQRRVRRAPNLAYDTPIAAADGLRTADDTDMYNGAPDKYNWTLVSDKPVEMFIPYNNYKLDDPNVKYETLLQKGHVNSDYQRWELHRVWVVEANLKEGERHIYAKRRFYIDADSWQIAAIDQYDRRGELWRVSLAYIKNYYEVPSQWTALDTFHDLRAQRYHVQFLDNEESSILDYSQPVPGDRYFHPAALRRRGR, from the coding sequence ATGTTGAAGAAACTGACCGCAATGGGCGGTGCTTTGGCTCTGTCCTTGAGTGTGACGGCCAATGTGCACGCTGGCGTATCTAGCCAAGAGGCGGCGAAATTGGGTAAATCGCTGACGCCTTTCGGTGCACAGGTCAAAGGTAACGGCAAAACCATTTCAACCGGGCTGGGCATTCCGGATTACACCGGCGGCATCCAGCGCAAAGATATTCCCAAGACCTATACCCGTCCGGGCCAACATCACCCAGATCCGTACACCGCTGACAAAATTGCTTTCACGATCACCGCTCAGAACGTGTCCCAGTATGCGGACAAAGTGCCTGACGGCGTGCAGGCGATGCTGAAGACTTACCCGGATACGTTTAAAATGAACGTCTATCCGAGCCGCCGCTCCACCTCAGCGCCACAATGGGTATACGACAACACTAAGAATAATGCCATTAAGGCCAAGCTGGGTGAAACCGGCGTGGATAATGCTTTCGGTGGCATTCCGTTCCCGATTCTCAGTGGTACTAATGAGCAAAAAGCCAAGCAGGCTGTCTGGAACCATATTTTGCGCTGGCGCGGTTTGTACGTGGTTCGCCGTGCTTCGGAAGTAGCGGTGCAGCGTAGCGGTGCTTACTCGCTGATTACCTCTCAGCAGGAAGTGTACTTCCGTTACTATGACCCGAAGTACAATTTTGAAAGCCTGGACAATATCATTTTCTATTACCTGTCCTTTACTAAGGCCCCGGCCCGTCTGGCCGGTGGTGCCGTACTGGTACACGAAATGCTGGACCAGAAACAAATGCCACGCCAAGCCTGGGGGTATAACGCAGGTCAGCGTCGTGTTCGTCGTGCGCCTAACCTAGCATACGATACTCCGATTGCTGCAGCGGATGGCCTGCGTACTGCCGATGACACCGATATGTATAACGGTGCACCTGACAAGTACAACTGGACGCTAGTCAGCGATAAACCGGTGGAAATGTTCATCCCGTATAACAACTACAAACTGGATGATCCGAATGTGAAATATGAGACCCTACTGCAAAAGGGGCATGTGAATTCGGATTACCAGCGTTGGGAGTTGCATCGCGTTTGGGTGGTGGAAGCCAACCTGAAAGAGGGTGAGCGGCATATCTACGCCAAACGCCGTTTCTACATTGATGCGGACTCCTGGCAGATCGCCGCCATCGACCAGTACGACCGTCGTGGTGAGTTGTGGCGGGTCAGCTTAGCCTATATTAAGAATTACTACGAAGTACCAAGCCAGTGGACCGCACTGGATACGTTCCACGATCTGCGCGCCCAGCGTTACCACGTGCAGTTCTTGGATAACGAGGAGTCCTCTATCCTGGATTATAGTCAGCCAGTACCCGGCGACCGTTATTTCCACCCAGCAGCGCTACGCCGACGCGGCCGTTAA
- a CDS encoding WD40/YVTN/BNR-like repeat-containing protein — MKKTVLMALSAVLSAPSQADFVSNNGPLVTANSYLDIAYADNRIVAVGDRGKILYSDDQGDHWTQAITPSEVLLTSVCFADARHGWAVGHDALVLASSDGGESWTVQYSDPLGGDGDVGLAEEKRDDYSMDDLYGDPYSDNAYGDDGGDLYDGSDRVMAPVDTSGAPLLDVFCDSRESAVAVGGYGYFLKTSDGGATWDKALDSLDNREGWHLYDYTAVKGGNDRYVVGEKGLMFHSADKGIRWKKLDSPYGGTLFGVTPISDNNVLTYGLQGNVWLTANRGRSWVKIPSKLTRGINDGTVLADGTVVLVTNAGGILTSRDGGQSFSLRYLPGRRSISAVLPRDAGGILVAGQGGLRVIEDVK; from the coding sequence ATGAAAAAAACAGTGTTAATGGCCTTGTCAGCCGTGCTGTCTGCACCTTCGCAGGCAGATTTCGTTTCCAATAATGGGCCTCTGGTTACGGCAAACAGCTATTTGGATATCGCCTATGCGGATAACCGGATCGTTGCTGTGGGTGACCGAGGCAAAATTCTGTATTCCGATGATCAAGGTGATCATTGGACGCAGGCGATCACACCGTCTGAAGTGCTGCTCACCTCCGTTTGTTTTGCCGATGCTCGCCACGGTTGGGCTGTTGGCCATGATGCGTTGGTATTAGCCAGCAGTGATGGCGGAGAATCCTGGACCGTTCAGTACAGTGATCCTTTGGGGGGCGACGGCGATGTAGGGCTCGCGGAAGAAAAACGGGACGATTACTCCATGGATGATCTCTATGGTGATCCCTACAGCGATAATGCTTACGGGGATGACGGTGGTGATCTTTATGATGGTAGCGATAGAGTCATGGCACCAGTGGATACATCTGGTGCGCCGTTGCTGGATGTGTTTTGCGACAGCCGTGAGAGTGCAGTCGCCGTAGGGGGCTATGGTTATTTCCTGAAAACCAGCGATGGCGGAGCAACCTGGGATAAAGCCCTGGACAGCTTGGATAATCGTGAGGGTTGGCACCTGTACGATTATACCGCCGTGAAAGGGGGCAATGACCGTTACGTTGTAGGCGAAAAAGGTCTCATGTTCCATTCCGCCGACAAAGGCATCCGTTGGAAAAAGCTAGATAGCCCCTATGGCGGCACCCTGTTCGGTGTAACCCCGATTTCTGATAACAACGTCCTGACATATGGCTTGCAGGGCAATGTGTGGTTGACGGCTAATCGGGGGCGCAGCTGGGTGAAAATTCCCTCAAAGCTGACCCGTGGTATCAACGATGGCACCGTACTGGCGGATGGCACGGTGGTGCTGGTCACAAATGCTGGCGGCATCCTTACCAGTCGCGATGGTGGTCAATCCTTTTCCCTACGGTACCTGCCGGGCCGCCGTTCAATCTCCGCTGTTCTTCCCCGTGATGCGGGCGGCATTCTTGTCGCCGGGCAGGGTGGGCTGCGTGTGATCGAAGACGTTAAATAA
- a CDS encoding efflux RND transporter permease subunit, with protein sequence MSGRISRSIASGLFAFRPLILLAFIAATVLLGFQASKIELNTDIRKLIPLDHPYIQNYLEHQNDLSLGNDVRVIVAETQSEDIFNDDYVKALKEITDEVFALEGVDPSKIRSLWTSNVRWNEVTEQGFQGGEVIPAGYDGSQDSLEQLRTNVLRSGQVGRLVADNFQSSVVHAYLLDALGEDGVDIPALSTRLEEIRSQYQEKYPNVRIHIVGLAKKAGDVMAAAEEVAMFFFFTLALIALLLLIDTRCLRSALTVTVCSFVAVIWQLGIVSSLGFTIDPYSMLVPFLVFAIAVSHGVQIVNTLANYAAQGLSSLEAARSTFRALCVPGMVALVSDAIGFLTLYMIDVGVIRELAMAASIGVAVIIISNLVIVPLVLSYLGVSDASIRKIQAGEKKDHPLAGLFARFTRTPLAALSIAVAVAGYGVGIYMSQDLKIGDLDKGAPELWPDPCEDMECPRGYEPKPRYRYNHDVNFLVSNYSVSADVLVVMGKTPVESCNTYQAMQTVDDLAWNLRNVEGVQDVATIASATKQISTNMNEGSMKWATISRDQYALNNVMSFMPDRLYNLDCSLTPIFVFLDDHKAETLERVTRAVADFSQIRNNPDVLELKLASGNAGVEAATNQTIAASQYPMLALVYAVVSVLILIAFRSFRAVICIIVPLGLTSILCQALMAYLGIGVKVATLPVIALGVGIGVDYGIYIYSKLSEYLKRGMNLEEAYKQTLKTTGKAVAFTGITLAVGVIFWGFSSIKFQADMGILLTFMFLWNMIGALWLLPALARFLLKPDSVRVNLRS encoded by the coding sequence ATGTCTGGTCGCATTTCAAGAAGTATTGCCAGTGGGCTGTTTGCTTTTCGGCCCCTAATTCTCCTGGCTTTTATTGCAGCCACAGTGCTGTTGGGTTTCCAAGCCAGTAAGATCGAACTGAACACCGATATTCGCAAGTTGATCCCGCTGGATCATCCGTATATCCAGAATTACCTGGAGCATCAGAACGACTTGAGCCTGGGCAATGATGTCCGGGTAATTGTTGCTGAAACCCAGAGTGAAGACATTTTCAACGACGATTACGTTAAAGCGTTGAAAGAAATCACCGATGAAGTGTTCGCATTGGAGGGGGTGGATCCCAGCAAGATCCGTTCATTGTGGACCAGCAATGTGCGCTGGAATGAAGTTACGGAGCAAGGCTTTCAAGGCGGTGAGGTGATTCCCGCCGGTTACGATGGCTCCCAGGACTCACTGGAGCAGTTGCGCACCAATGTTTTGCGCTCCGGTCAAGTAGGCCGTCTGGTCGCTGATAATTTCCAGTCTAGTGTTGTGCATGCTTATTTGCTGGATGCTCTGGGGGAGGATGGGGTTGATATTCCGGCTCTCTCTACCCGTCTTGAAGAGATTCGCAGTCAGTATCAAGAGAAATACCCTAACGTCCGCATTCACATTGTCGGGTTGGCCAAAAAAGCCGGTGATGTGATGGCCGCGGCGGAAGAAGTGGCCATGTTCTTCTTCTTCACCCTGGCGCTAATTGCGCTACTGCTGCTAATTGATACTCGCTGCCTGCGCAGTGCCCTGACCGTTACTGTTTGTTCCTTTGTGGCGGTAATCTGGCAGCTCGGGATTGTGAGTAGTCTGGGTTTTACCATCGATCCGTACTCCATGCTGGTGCCGTTCCTCGTCTTTGCCATTGCGGTTTCTCATGGTGTCCAGATTGTGAATACCCTGGCTAACTACGCAGCGCAAGGGCTCAGTTCCCTGGAAGCCGCCCGTTCCACTTTCCGGGCATTGTGTGTGCCGGGCATGGTGGCATTGGTGTCGGATGCCATTGGTTTCCTCACGCTCTACATGATTGATGTGGGTGTGATTCGTGAGCTGGCCATGGCGGCCAGTATCGGCGTGGCCGTGATTATTATTTCCAACTTGGTGATCGTGCCGTTGGTGCTGTCCTACCTGGGCGTAAGTGATGCGTCCATTCGAAAGATTCAGGCAGGAGAGAAGAAAGATCACCCGTTGGCTGGCCTGTTTGCCCGCTTCACGCGTACGCCTTTGGCTGCTCTGTCCATTGCCGTGGCCGTGGCCGGTTACGGAGTGGGTATCTATATGAGCCAAGACCTGAAAATCGGTGACTTGGACAAGGGGGCCCCCGAGCTGTGGCCGGACCCATGTGAAGATATGGAATGTCCGCGTGGCTATGAGCCCAAGCCTCGTTACCGCTATAACCACGATGTGAACTTCCTGGTATCGAATTATTCAGTGAGCGCCGACGTTTTGGTGGTTATGGGCAAGACACCAGTGGAATCCTGCAACACCTACCAAGCTATGCAGACGGTGGATGATCTAGCGTGGAACCTGCGTAATGTAGAAGGGGTGCAGGATGTGGCCACGATTGCGTCTGCTACGAAACAGATATCCACCAACATGAATGAAGGCTCCATGAAGTGGGCGACCATTTCTCGAGACCAGTATGCGTTGAATAACGTGATGAGCTTCATGCCTGATCGCTTATACAACTTGGACTGTTCGCTGACGCCGATTTTCGTGTTCCTCGATGACCACAAGGCGGAAACCCTAGAACGTGTTACCCGTGCGGTGGCTGATTTTTCCCAGATCCGTAACAACCCGGATGTGTTGGAGTTGAAGCTGGCTTCCGGCAACGCAGGTGTGGAGGCTGCCACAAACCAGACCATTGCCGCTAGCCAGTACCCCATGTTGGCGCTGGTGTATGCGGTGGTGTCTGTGTTGATTCTGATTGCTTTCCGCTCTTTTCGGGCGGTGATTTGTATCATCGTGCCGCTTGGGTTGACCTCGATTCTTTGCCAGGCGTTGATGGCGTATCTAGGGATAGGTGTGAAAGTGGCGACGCTTCCGGTGATTGCTCTAGGTGTGGGTATCGGTGTGGATTACGGTATTTATATCTACAGCAAGTTATCCGAGTACCTGAAGCGGGGTATGAATTTGGAGGAGGCCTACAAGCAAACGTTGAAAACTACTGGTAAAGCGGTGGCCTTTACTGGGATCACTTTGGCGGTGGGGGTGATTTTCTGGGGGTTTAGTTCCATTAAATTCCAGGCGGACATGGGCATCTTGCTGACCTTTATGTTCCTGTGGAACATGATTGGCGCTCTGTGGCTTCTGCCTGCTCTGGCTCGTTTCCTGCTCAAGCCTGATTCAGTCCGCGTGAACCTTCGTAGTTAA